DNA from Quercus lobata isolate SW786 chromosome 1, ValleyOak3.0 Primary Assembly, whole genome shotgun sequence:
TTTTCAAGACTCTCCAATGGGCAGGAAGGCAGAAACGTTGGATGTTTTCTTGGCAGCCAACGTTGCTgccaaatgtttattttttctccatttcCTACCCTCCATATTGCCCCCCTTTGAATGATGTCTCTTCCTCTAAGGATACTCTTCCAAGCATAAGACCCCATCCTTGACTCGGCAGCCTCCATAAGCGATGAATTTGGGAAGAAACGAGCTTTAAATACTTTGTAAAAGAGTGAGGATTTATTATTCAATAGCCGCCATGCTTGCTTTGCTAAGAGGGAATCATTGAACATAGCAAGATCTCGAAAGCCCATACCTCCAATAGTCTTAGATTTTGTCATCTCTCCCCATTTTATCCACTGGATTTTCCTACGGTCTCccctttggccccaccaaaatctttTGATTAGAGCCTCAATTTCATTGCACAAACTCACCGGTAATTTGAAACATCCCATAGTGTAAGTGGGGATGGCTTGTATGACCGCCTTTATAAGCACTTCCCTTCCGGCTTGTGAAAGTAACTTTGCTTCCCACCCTTGAAGTTTCCGCCAAACTCTCTCCTTAATGTAgctaaaactttctttttttcgtttCCCAACCAAGGAGGGCAGCCCAAGGTATTTTTCATAATGCAAGATTTCTGGTACACCTAAAGCCGCCTTAATTCCATGCTTCACCCCCTCCGGAGTAGACTTGCTAAAGAACAAGGAGGTTTTACTCTTATTCATTTTTTGACCCGAGGCTTCTTCATACTCTTTTAGTATCTCCAAGACATTGTTGCACTCCTCCATTGTTGCCCTGCAAAAAATAAGACTATCATCTGCGAAAAGCAGATGCGTTAGTTTTGGGCCCCTTCGACAAAGGGAGTAGCCATGGATATCACCATGTAGGTCCGCCTTTTTAATTAAGCCATTCAACCCCTCCGTACAAAGAAGGAATAGGAAGGGGGAAAGTGGATCTCCCTGCCTAATCCCCCTTGTAGGATAAATCATCCCACATGGTTCTCCATTTACCAACACAGAATATGAAACTGTTTTTACACAACCCATAACCAAATTTATCCACCTCTCCCTAAAACCCATTTTCCTCATTATCCCCTCCAAGTAATACCACTCCACCCGGTCATACgctttactcatatccaatTTCAGTGCCATATACCCATACTTACTCCCCTTGTAATTTTGTAGACTATGCAAGGTCTCGAAGGCCACCAAAATATTATCAGAAATTAATCTACCCTTAGTGAAGGCTGATTGGTGTTCAGTGATAATGGATGGAAGTAATTTTTTGAGGCGATTTGCAAGAATTTTGGAATAAATTTTGTAGAGGACATTACAAAGGCTAATAGGGCGAAATTGGTGTGCATATTCAGGGGAGTTTATTTTTGGAACAAGTGTGATAAAAGTATGGTTTAGGGGCGTAGGTATAGTACCTGAGTTCAACCATGACAATATGGCTAAGGTAACATCATGATTCACCGTGCTCCAAAAATGTTGATAAAAGAGCGGAGGCATGCCATCTGGTCCAGGAGCTTTGAGGGCCGCCATCTGTTGGAGTGCAGTAGCAACTTCACTTGCTTCAAATTCTCTACAGAGgctttcattcatctcctcatCTATCACTGTAGGCACACAATCTAAGATACCTGTAGAAACCCTCCCATCTGTTGAGGTAAATAGAGACTTGTAATAGTTCACCATTACTTCCCCAATATCCTCCTGTCTAGTTCTCCAAACACCTCCCTCATCCCTAATACCTTCCATTGTGTTCTTCCTATATCTCTTTGAGGCATAGCTATggaaatactttgaatttttatcCCCTTGATTTGCCCATAGAATTCGTGATCGTTGAGCCCACATCGCAGCTTCCCTATCTTGCAACacctcaatttcttttttaatctgtCTCACCTTAAAATTATCCCCACTAACCATGGCTACCCTCTCTTCTCTAGCTAGGTCCTTTTTCAACAGGTTCAAGTCCAATCTTACATTcccaaaaacatttttctcCCATTGCCCCAACTCCTTACCACACTTCTCCACTTTTTTTAGTATATCATCCTCATCACCAACTTCATACCCACTGCCCCACGCCGAAACTACCACCTCCTCACAACTGGGATTTGAGAGCCACATTTGTTCGAACCGGAAAATTTTTTTCCGAGTAGGTGGGTGCAGGCCAGAAAGAGATAATAGAATTGGAACATGATCCGAAGAGTTACATGACAAATGGTACACCCTTGAACCTCCAAACTTCATGAACCAACTATTATTTACCAAACACCTATCAAGCCTCTCCCAAATTGAAGCCCCATTTTCGAAGTGCTTGCTCCAAGTGAATTTAGAGCCCTCAAATCCCAAATCCATGAAACCACACTCATCAATCACCTCCCTAAATTGTTGCATCTGATTATAAGGCCTTCTTGCACCCCCAAGCTTCTCCTCTTGTttgataatttcattaaaatccccatAACAAAGCCATGGTTTTTCCGGTCTAGAGTTTAAAGCCCTAAGTTTTGCCCAAGCTTCATGACGTCTAGCTGTATCCGGTTCACCATAAAAACCCGTTAATCTCCACTCATTCTCCGTATTTTTATCAATCACCGCATCAATATAGTACCTATCTGAATCTTCCACCTTTAAATTGATCGAAGCTTTCCAATAAAGAACTAATCCCCCACTCCTTCCCACTCTTGGCACCACCCATCTATGATCAAAACCAATACTTCTTTGCACAAACTCTAGCCTAGCATCATCTGTAAGCGTCTCGGCTAAAAACACTACAGTGGGATCTTTTGCCCGTATGATTTCCACGAGCTCCCTCCCTGTAcgtaggttcccaagcccacgacagttccaaGCTAAACAACTCATTGCTGTTGGCGGGGCTGCACATCAGCTCCCGCCATTacaaaagttttgttttctccACTAAGGATTTTTTGGACTCGCTTTGCTGAAACCTCATTATGATCTGCCTCTGTCACAGCCCTTCTTTTCTTCCCTTGTGACTGAAAATTTGCTGCTGTGTTGCCCTTAGACTTTTCCCTTTGTCTGCGTGTCCAGGTTGAAGAAACACGTGAGTTGGGAGTGTTGTGAATCCTGACTTCCTGAGCAGCACGTGAGTTGGGAGTGTTGTGAATCCTGACTTCCTGAGCAGCACGTGATTGCTTAAGTGTTGGATTCACACTTAAGTTGTCACGTGCACTTAAATTCTCACATGCATTAGGGCTTCTTGCCAAACTTCTACCCGTTCCAAGCATGCTAGCCGCCCCAAACTCCTGAGCCAGACTTAACTCCTCTTTATTTCCTTCATCAGCAAATTCAGTTTCCTTAGGAGTCTTCAAATCCTCAATAATTTTCTCCTTAATTCCCTCTTGATTGACCGTGTCTCCCATATTAATTCCATCCCCTTCATTACTCCTTAATGACCTAATTACTTCCTCGTCTTCAAGGCTGACATTAATGCTAGCCGTTACTCCATGTGGCTGCTCCGGTACATTTTCTCCACCAGAAACAGAGGTCCGACCTGAATCAGAGTCTTCCGGTGTACCTGaacttctcttcttcttctcggcATAGAACCCAGGGACTAATATTGCACTTCGTCTTGCAGCAACAAATGGTGGAGCTCTCATCACTGTCAATCCATAACCCGCAGTCTCTGTCATCGTGAGTTAATCGTCCACACCAGTAGCACATATTCGGCAACCTCTCATACTTGAACGATATCCACACCTGCTTACCTCCTTCCCCTACAGAAATCAGTCTACCCCGACATAATGGTAATGACAAATCAATGGAGGCCTGGATTCGGATAAAATAACCACCATCAAATATTCTTGGATCCGTTGGCACGAAAACATCCCCCAAAACACTACCAATTTTCTTCGCAGCCTCTATTGTCATAAATTTCAATGGAATTCCATGCATTTGAACCCATAGTTTCGTCCTCTCAAACCTTAACTCTTGAAGTGAGGACTCATTATCATATCGACTCATTGCCACCAAGTGTTTATCAAAAGTCCATGGTTCTCCCTCTAAGATTCTCTCCACATCCTCCCTATTATCAAATGTGAAAAGAATTTTATGGTCTCCAAAACTCTGGATCTTGAACCCGTTCTTGGCTCTCCATAGCGGGTTAAACGTCTTCGCTATGACCTCCATGTTAATGGCTCGCTTTGTCAAAAACTTTGCAGCAATGGAAAACTTCTCCTTGCTATCATCATCAATCAAGCAACACCCTGGTCCCTCTCTCTCTGACAACTTAAGTCGATTCCATGACTGAGCCAATTCGTCCATCCTCACACTCACTCAAACAGTTTCCCACACCCCCAAAAGGAACCCAACAAGCCTAGAAGCAACAGTGTTACTCCTAGGATACCCAACACCTTCGTCGAAGGGACACACAAATTCTACTGTGAAAAAAGAGTTAGAAAGAAATACCATGATTAGTGCACAAATACCATGATTTGTTTCCCTTCACTGTTGGACCAATCAACTCTACCTAAAACATGGGAAAAAGTGGAaaattaagcaattaaaatattaagggtccgtttggtacatgtgtttaaacatatgttttccgtttttaaacaatattacacatatttccacacattttttcacccacatgtatttttaaaaaatacaaaaaacgtTACTAAAATAACACTACCAAATAGCCCCCAAAGTGTTCCCTTCACTAATACCATGATTTACAAATTCAGATGGAGTGTTGACCCTGATAGAGAAGCGGAAAATAATTCCATCTCCAGCTCGTCCAGAGCCTACAACGCAGGTCGATCCCAGAGTTtatccagaagaagaagaagaagcgtccatgaataatagcaccaCTCCATAAACTGTCCTCCATGAAAGACATGATTGTCCATTAGGTTCGTCCATGAACAATCATTAGATATCCTTGGACGAACCAAACCGTCCTACGCTAGACGGACAGAAGCTCAACACTTAGACTTTCAACTAAACCCACAACTATCTCAACAAACCCTTCGAATAAGTTAACTTCCATTAGcggttacaattttatatcCGTTGAGATAGTTAACTCCGGAGTTgttggtttccacaaatcctGGGACGGTTATTGGACAAGTAACCGTCCCAGGCCTCCTATATAAGGGAccggtctgaacccgacagaggTAAGATTTTCACtcagacaattttccaaaatacttggaacttccttctctacgaaactaacttctccatcggaggaggttcgaccggtcttctccggtctcctctttgattgcgtttccttccttgcaggccatcaaccgtttcgatagcccaccgaaaccaggccatccaccttactgattcggagcgatatcagttggcgccgtctgtgggaatcgAAGGTTGTTTTGCGACTTTCTTTTCCGCGACAAAGGGTTAGGATGGTCAGGACCAGGTCTAGGGCTACTAGCCCTGGCCGTCAGGGAAGCAGAGGCTCTTCAAGTGATCCCCAGCGTGATCGCCAATCTGCACCAGTCATGCAGACGTCATCCGTTCAGAATATGCAATCCATGGCGGCTGCAATGGCGGaattgactcgccaaaaccaggAGTTAAGGATGGAGATCAGTCAGAGAAGACAGACACGTGAGGAACACGCAGGACAGACACAAGGCCATGGTGACAGAGAGAATACTGAGGTTGGAAGCCAGTTTAAAGGCACCACTTCACGGACAGTGCCACACTTGAAAGAggagatggaccaaatgaagaaagtcatggaggagatgaaggagaaCATGAGGAGAACTAATCCTATAGAAGATTTGGTCCACAGAACAGATTCTCCttttacggcttccatcaatggCCAACCCttaccatcaaagttcaaattGCCTTCCCTGGACTCGTATGATGGGACGCGTGACCCCTTTGATCACATTGCAACATTCAAGACGACAATGCACCTCCAAGGGGTCCCTAATGAAATCATGTGTCGAGCCTTCCCTACTACCCTTAAAGGCCCGGCACGAGTTTGGTTCAGTAAAATCCCCCCAAGTTCCGTAAGTTCTTTCGAAGAGTTAAGTAaattgtttgttaacaatttcatcgGGGGACAGAGGCACAAGCGCTCTTCGTCCAGCTTACTGACCATAGAACAAGGGGAGAACGAAAGCCTGCGGTCATTCATCACTCGCTTCAACAGAGAAGCCCTTAGCGTGGACGAGGTGGACGACAAGCTTCTATTGGCAGCCTTCCACAATGGGATTAATTCGGATTTATTTATCCACAAGCTATACGAGAAGGAGCCTCAAACCATGGCCGAGCTTGTCCATTCGGCTCAGAActtcatgaatgcagaagatgcaatcatagccaagaagaggaaaagagctgAGAGGATGGAAGCGCACCCAGTTCGACACTCAGAACAAGcccctcgtccaaagaagggacggacggaAGATAGGAAGGAATGAGATGGCAGGAAGACAGGTCCCTTGGGAAGAAGCCAAAACTATACGCCCCTGAACGCTCCACTTAATCAGGtgctcatgcaaatcaaagacgATCCTTCTTTAAAATGGCCAGAGAAGATGAAAGGGGATCCCAACAAGCGcaataagaacaaatattgtCGCTTTCACAGGGACCATGGGCATGACACGGATGAATGTTATGACCTAAAATAGCAAATTGAGAACCTTATCAAGCAAGGAAAGTTGAAGCACTTCGTTGGAAGGGATCGTACAGATGAGAAGCTGAAAGGCAAAATGGAGGAATCATCCCGGCCCCCACTTGGAGAGATAAGGATTATCGTTGGAGGGAACCCGATGGGGCAATCTTCCAAGTCGAAGAAGACGTATCTCAAAGCGGTACAAAATGTCCAGCTCTCTGGACGACCACCAAGGACGAGATTAATGGACGAGCCAACCATTTCCTTCACCGATAAAGATGCTGAGAGGATCCATCACCCGCACGACGATGCGATCGTCATTACACTGCTCATTGCAGATTATACAACCAGAAGAGTGTTAGTTGACAATGGAAGTTCAGCAGACATATTGTACTACCCCGCCTTCCAACAGATGAGGCTTGGACGAGATCAACTTCGTCCAGTATGCTCGCCGCTGATAGGATTTAGAGGAATGAAGGTGCAGCCCGTGGGTACCATTACATTACCAGTGGTGGTAGGGTCATACCCGCAACAGATAACCAAGGAAGTCAATTTCCTCGTGGTAGACTGTACTTCTTCatacaatgccatcattggaAGACCCACTCTTAATAGTTGGAAGGCGATAACCTCGACCTACCATCTATCAGTCAAATTCCCTACGGAGTACGGGATAGGACAAGCACAAGGAGATCAGTTGGCAGCTAGAGAATGCTACTTAGCCATGATGGCTTTGGACGAACAGATGCAGACAATGAGCATCGAGGAGAGAAGAGTTATTGCAGAGCCCACGGAAGTGTTGGAAGATGTTCTTTTGCAAGAAGATGATCCTGAGAAATTTACCAGAATTGGAACAGGTATGAAGGAGAAGGCAAGAAAAGACCTCATCCAGTTCCTGAGAAAAAGTATCGAcgtttttgcatggagtcatgacgacatgccaggaatcgacCCAAGTGTGATCACTCATCGATTGAATGTATACCCCTTTTTTAAGTCTATCCGTCAAAAGAAGAGGGTATTCGCTCCCGAGAGGGACAAGGCAATCAAGGAAGAGGTTCAAAAACTGACCACGGCAAAATTCATTAAGGAAGTCTATTACCCGGACTGGTTAgccaatgtggtgatggtgaagaaagctaatgaaaagtggagaatgtgtgtagacttcactgacttgaacaaagcatgccccAAGAATAGTTATTCTCTGCCAcgcattgatcaattggtggactCTACTGCTGGCCATcagttgctgagcttcatggatgccttctcAGGATATAATCAGATCAAGATGGATGAAGCCGATCAGGAAAAAACTTCCTTCATTACTAGCCAAGGCTTgttttgctacaaagtgatgcccttcagCTTGAAGAACGCAGGGGCAACTTATCAAAGGTTAGTGAATCATATGTTTCGTCCACAAATAGGATGGAATGTGGAGGtttatgtcgacgacatgcttgtGAAGAGCATAGACGAGGGAAGCCATCTAGATGACCTAcaggaaacctttgaaacacttcggcgatataagatgaagttgaacccaagCAAGTGTGCATTCGGAGTATCATCGGGAAAGTTTCTGGGGTTCATGGTCTCGCAAAGAGGAATTGAGGCAAATTCGGACAAGATCCAGGCTATATTGAACATGGAGCCACCGAAGAATATTAAGGAAGTCCAATCCCTCACAGGACGAGTTGCCGCTTTGAACAGGTTTGTTTCGAAAGCCACAGATAAATGTTTACCTTTCTTTAAAGTCCTCAGGAAGGCATTTGAGTGGACGGACGAATGTCAAAGGGCCTTCCAAGACCTGAAGGACTATCTCACAACTGCCCCATTATTAAGTCCATCCGTGCAAGGAGAAGAACTGTACTTATACTTAGCGGTGTCCTCACACGTCGTAAGTTCAGCtttaatcagagaagaggggaaAATACAAAAACCGGTGTACTACACTAGCCGGGCACTCAGAGGAGCAGAGGGAAGATATCCGCTCATGGAGAAATTGGCTTTTGCACTAATAACGGCTTCTAGGAAGTTGAGACATTACTTCCAAattcatgtcatcaatgtcatgacggACCATCTGCTTAAGAGGGCAATGAACAAACTGGAAGCCGCAGGACGACTGATTCAGTGGGCAGTTGAACTTAGTGAATTCGACATTCGGTACCAACCGAGAAAGGCAATAAAGGCTCAAGCCCTAGTAgatttcatcgcagaattcacCCCAAGTTACGAAGACCTGGGGGAAGGAAAGTACAACAAATGGGTCGTCCATGTAGATGGATCATCTACATTATATGCTGGAGGAATAGGAGTTGTTTTGCAGTCGCCAGAAGGGGACAAATTGAAATACACGGCCCGTCTGCAATACCAGACTACTAACAATGAAGTGGAATATGAAGCCCTTTTAAAGGGGTTGGAACTGGCCAAATCTGTAGAAGCAGACGCAATACTTGTCATGGGAGACTCTCAACTGGTCATAGGCCAAGTCAATGGAACATATGAAGCCAAGGAAGACAGAATGAAGAAGTATCTAAGGAAGGTAGTACGccttgtgaagaaattcaaaaaagcaGATTTtattcaaatcccaagggaagagaatATGGAGGCAGATACTCTGGCAAAGGAAGCATCTGCGAATGAGGTATTGGACGATATAGATGGTGTACACCACATGCC
Protein-coding regions in this window:
- the LOC115951362 gene encoding uncharacterized protein LOC115951362; this translates as MEESSRPPLGEIRIIVGGNPMGQSSKSKKTYLKAVQNVQLSGRPPRTRLMDEPTISFTDKDAERIHHPHDDAIVITLLIADYTTRRVLVDNGSSADILYYPAFQQMRLGRDQLRPVCSPLIGFRGMKVQPVGTITLPVVVGSYPQQITKEVNFLVVDCTSSYNAIIGRPTLNSWKAITSTYHLSVKFPTEYGIGQAQGDQLAARECYLAMMALDEQMQTMSIEERRVIAEPTEVLEDVLLQEDDPEKFTRIGTGMKEKARKDLIQFLRKSIDVFAWSHDDMPGIDPSVITHRLNVYPFFKSIRQKKRVFAPERDKAIKEEVQKLTTAKFIKEVYYPDCYSLPRIDQLVDSTAGHQLLSFMDAFSGYNQIKMDEADQEKTSFITSQGLFCYKVMPFSLKNAGATYQRLVNHMFRPQIGWNVEVYVDDMLVKSIDEGSHLDDLQETFETLRRYKMKLNPSKCAFGVSSGKFLGFMVSQRGIEANSDKIQAILNMEPPKNIKEVQSLTGRVAALNRFVSKATDKCLPFFKVLRKAFEWTDECQRAFQDLKDYLTTAPLLSPSVQGEELYLYLAVSSHVVSSALIREEGKIQKPVYYTSRALRGAEGRYPLMEKLAFALITASRKLRHYFQIHVINVMTDHLLKRAMNKLEAAGRLIQWAVELSEFDIRYQPRKAIKAQALVDFIAEFTPSYEDLGEGKYNKWVVHVDGSSTLYAGGIGVVLQSPEGDKLKYTARLQYQTTNNEVEYEALLKGLELAKSVEADAILVMGDSQLVIGQVNGTYEAKEDRMKKYLRKVVRLVKKFKKADFIQIPREENMEADTLAKEASANEVLDDIDGVHHMPSIDLPELMQIEGEENWMTPIVSYLKDGRLPEEKDEARKLKVKSVRYVLMDEVLYKRGFSQPLLRCLAPDEASYILREVHEGACGNHSGARSLVHKVIRSGFYWPTIQADAKAYVKVCDQCQRFSNIPRQPAEYLTPMMAPWPFAQWGLDILGPFPTGTRQMKFLVVGIDYFTKWVEAEPLAKITQQNVKNFVWKNIVCRFGVPRVLVSDNGRQFDNTPFREFCEQLGMKNHYSSPSHPQANG
- the LOC115951352 gene encoding uncharacterized protein LOC115951352 produces the protein MVRTRSRATSPGRQGSRGSSSDPQRDRQSAPVMQTSSVQNMQSMAAAMAELTRQNQELRMEISQRRQTREEHAGQTQGHGDRENTEVGSQFKGTTSRTVPHLKEEMDQMKKVMEEMKENMRRTNPIEDLVHRTDSPFTASINGQPLPSKFKLPSLDSYDGTRDPFDHIATFKTTMHLQGVPNEIMCRAFPTTLKGPARVWFSKIPPSSVSSFEELSKLFVNNFIGGQRHKRSSSSLLTIEQGENESLRSFITRFNREALSVDEVDDKLLLAAFHNGINSDLFIHKLYEKEPQTMAELVHSAQNFMNAEDAIIAKKRKRAERMEAHPVRHSEQAPRPKKGRTEDRKE